The following coding sequences are from one Culex quinquefasciatus strain JHB chromosome 1, VPISU_Cqui_1.0_pri_paternal, whole genome shotgun sequence window:
- the LOC6047925 gene encoding omega-amidase NIT2 — translation MSKMARAGFRIALLQLKVGPSKADNLANALTRIRSAVRDNGARVVALPECFNSPYGTQHFAKYAEEIPSGETSRSLSAVAKELGIYLIGGTIPERTPTATYNTCTVWSPEGALLATYRKIHLFDINIPGGITFRESDVLTGGDQLAVIPIDGAHVGIGICYDIRFDELARLYRNKGCDMLIYPGAFNMKTGPLHWELLARARANDTQSYIATISPARDAGAGYIAWGHSMVVDPWAKVVAEAADGEETIVADVDFGKVDEVRAQIPVFSQRRTDLYDTKEQKS, via the exons ATGAGCAAGATGGCAAGAG CCGGCTTCCGAATCGCACTGCTCCAGCTCAAGGTCGGTCCCAGCAAGGCGGACAACCTGGCAAATGCCCTCACCCGGATTCGTTCCGCCGTCCGAGACAACGGTGCGCGGGTAGTGGCCCTCCCCGAGTGTTTCAACTCACCGTACGGGACGCAACACTTTGCCAAGTACGCCGAGGAGATCCCATCGGGGGAAACAAGTCGCAGTTTGTCGGCGGTCGCCAAGGAGTTGGGAATCTATCTGATCGGGGGGACCATCCCGGAACGCACCCCCACGGCCACCTACAACACGTGCACGGTATGGTCCCCGGAAGGTGCCCTGTTGGCGACATACCGGAAGATTCACTTGTTCGACATCAACATCCCCGGCGGGATCACGTTCCGCGAGTCGGACGTCCTGACCGGCGGCGACCAGCTGGCCGTGATTCCGATCGACGGGGCCCACGTCGGCATCGGGATCTGCTACGACATCCGGTTTGACGAGCTCGCTCGGCTGTACCGGAACAAGGGTTGCGACATGTTGATCTACCCGGGGGCGTTCAACATGAAGACGGGTCCGCTGCACTGGGAACTGCTGGCCAGGGCCCGTGCCAACGACACCCAGTCGTACATTGCGACGATTTCGCCCGCAAGGGACGCCGGCGCGGGTTACATCGCCTGGGGTCACTCGATGGTGGTGGATCCGTGGGCCAAGGTCGTGGCGGAGGCAGCGGACGGGGAGGAAACAATCGTGGCGGACGTGGATTTTGGCAAGGTGGACGAGGTGCGGGCGCAGATTCCGGTGTTTAGCCAGCGGCGGACGGATCTGTACGATACCAAGGAGCAGAAGAGTTGA